CCCGGGGGGGCGGCCCGGCCTGGGGCAGCGGCTGGACAGCGGCGGCCAGAGGCTGCAGGGCCTGCGAGGAGCCCACCATCAGGAGCCCATGGTCAGGGCCCAGGACACGCCCGCCACCCACCCCCGCAAGGCGCTCTGCGTGATTCGCCCTCCACATGGGACACGCTGCCGGATGGACGGGGCCGAGTCTGGACGCCCAGCGCCCGGTGTGTCGTGTTCACCCTCAAACTCAGAGGCTGAAGCTTGAGCCCCCAACGGGGCTGCACCTGGCTTGTGGAGGGTTCGGCGACCTCCCATCCCAGGGCTGCCACGAGGTCCCCTGCAGGGCCCAGCCGGCTCCTCCCTGTgaccccccacagcccccacgGCCGCCATTCGGAGGAGGGGTCCCCGCGTCCTCCCCGCGTGGGCTCTGCGGTCGGGCGGCCCCAGGGCTTACCCAGGGCTGGATGAGCCAAGGCGGCTCTGGGGCccgcgggggcaggggggcggccgGGTAGACGCCCAGGGGGGGTGTGGCCGGGGGTGGTGGGCGGCTCCGGGCTGGGGCCTGGGATGCCTCCTCCAGGAGGCGCTGCTCCTGCAACACCGAAGCGGGGATGCGCCGGGGAGGGAGCCGGTGGCCGGGGCGCACCGCACCTGGCCCAGCGGGCGCTGGCGTCCTCCTGCCCCACGCGGCACTCACTCGGGCATCGGAGCCGGGCTCGTGGCGTGGGGCACGCATGGGGACCACCCTCCTTCGTGGGGGGAGGGGACTTTAAACTTAAGTTTACCAAGTAACGGACCAGTGTGTGCTGGTTCCTTACGTGCAGCCCACGGGGCGCACTGAGCCCCGGCCCCCGGGCACGAGGTCGTGGCTCAGCCGGTCGCCCCCaccgctcagcatggagcctccgGCCCTCGCTGCTTCCCGTGGCCCCGGGCCCCGCACAGCGTTTCCCCCCAAAGCTGTGCAGCCGGGCAGGGGCTTCGGCCACGCCGCCCGAAGAACCcgacccaggcgcccctccccgcGGGCCTCGCGCCTACCCGGAGCGTCCGCAGAAGGTCTCGGCGCCTCCCCAGGGCACCCAGCAGGGCCGCGTCGGGCCGGTCCTCGCCTCCTGCGGGGACGCGGTCACTCAGGAAGGAGCAGGTTCGCCCGGGGCCCGGCACCGCCCTGCCCCGGGTGGGAGGCCCTTCCCGCCGAGCACCTGCGCCCCAAGCCCCGgaggcccgcccgccgcccgctgcCTCCAGAGCGGCTCCCAAGAGTCCTCCTTCCTCTGGACACAGCGcggcccgccgcccccccgccccccgcccgccccgcccgcccctgtGCAGAGGATGGAGCGCAGGCCTGGGCGGCCCCAGGAGTCCCTCGGCCCGGCCCACTGCAGGGCCCTGCTCTTCCTCGCCGGCCAGGTCGCCTGGCTTGGGATTCCCGGTCTGGACTCCCATGGCCCTGGGGCTCGCGCCGCAGCCCCTGCAGGCCCCCTGCACCTGGACGCTGTCCCCAGGGAGGGCCGGCCTCCCCCTAGTTCCTGTGGCCTGACAGCCTGACCCTTGGCCAGGGtggcaggggcccaggggcctgCTCTGGGCCCGAGGATGCGCCCACCTGACAGGTCGCAGCCCCCCGGCCCCGAACAAGCTTGCAGCAACGTGGGCCTGGCCCAGGCGTGGCCACCTCACGGGACCTCTAGTTCCTATCTGCAAACTGGGAAGGGTGAACGGGTCCCCTCGCGGGGCTTGCGTGAGGCTGTGATGTGCTGTGGGGGCCGTGTGTGCGTGGGTGCACGCGTGTACGTGCTTTAAAGATGAAAGCGGACGCCTTTCTACCCTGAGCGCAAGGGAAAAGCCAAGGACAGTCGCGCCGGcctcaggaggagggaggggtccAGGAGTCTTACCTGGCGTGACGCGCGGGTCCTCAGGATCCCCTCCCACGTGCTCACGCTCTTGCTCTAGTTTCTGTGTCGAGAAGGGCAGAGGGTGTGAGTGGGTGGGCTGAGGGCCCGGAGTGGGGCACCTGCCCCGTAGGCTGCGGGGATGACGCCCCAGAGGGCCTGGGGTGGAGGTACCCAgctggcaggtgggagggggtaAGGGTTGTTCGTGCCCCCGGGGACCCCGCGAGCCACGCTCGGTGCACACACAAGTTCCACCCACAAGTGTCAGGGCCCATGGGCTGACGCCAACGACCCCCCCATCCGCGGCTCTCCCAGGAGCTTGACTCCGGCCAGCGCGTCCCGCCGCCTGTGACCCCCGGAGCCCGGCGAGCAGCAGGGTGAGCCCAGCCGGCCCAGGCCGCCCAGGACAAGGTGCTGCATGGGGCGCCCATGGGGACAGGCCAGCCATGGGACCTCAGGGGACGACGGGACAGGAGGCCGCGTCAGGAGGGGCCCAGGGCCGGCCCACGAGGCTGCGGATCCTGCAGTGGCCAGGCCCGTTGCCTCTCACACGCGGAACCCGGCAGGCTCTGCAGACGTCGGCGGTGCGCCCGAGTGCTCCAGCCCATGGGGCACCTGCCTCTGGGCCGAGAAGTTGTCAGAAGAACCTAGTTGGTTCTGCAtaaatgcagaggaaaaaaaccaaacccaagaAACCACAGTCCTTCATCATTGCAAAGTGTTGGGGTTCAGAAGCAGGAGCCCCCTGACGAGTGCAACAACTCGCTTCAGGGCCGTGCTTCCTTGACGAGCTGCTAAAAGCACGATCCTTCCCCCCAACCCTTACCTTCTCCAAGAGTTTCAGGGTCAGTTGGGTCATCGCGTCTGCCACCGAGGAGTCCAGCATCCCGGACGCCgcggcccctccctccctgcttctcagATCATCTGCAAGGAGCACCGGCCGCGGAGAAGCCACCCGACCCAGGGGCCCCCCCGCAGGACTCTGCTGGGGACAGCGCGTGGGCGGCAGCTGCCTCTCAGGAGGACACCGCGTTGCCAGGCGGTTGCCAGGTGCTGTGGACACAGGAAGGCCCCGGCTGCCGGGTGTCCCTGAGAGGCCTCCTCCCCCACGGGGGTTGCCTGTCAACACTGCGAGTCTCCGGGTGCGGCCAGTGGGGCCGATGAGGGGCAGTGAGCAGCAGCTGGAGGGGACAGCGCGAGGTCGCGCGGAGGACCATCCCACCTTCCCtcgccctgcccccagcctcagaACAGAGCCCAGAGGAGTACGGGGTGGGGGCGGCATCTGTACCCCGTGCTGCGGGGCCTGCCTCATCCGCCACTGCCTCCAGGAGGcccgagcccccagccccctctaGGGCGGGAGTGGAGCCTGGGCACCAGGTCAGGGAGgggctccacctccctgcgactTCAGGAGGTCCCGGCCAGAAGGGGCAGCTCAGGAGCTGGCCAGGGACATGCGTGGGGCCTCCCTGGCGGGCCCACCCCACAGGCACCTGCCATCACCTCGCAGGACACGGGCCCACATGGGGCCACCACTCCTCTGAGACAGGGGGTGATGGCAGGATGGGGTGCCCTGTGGGATCCCAGCCCAGAGAGGGGTGGGTGCCCAGGGACAGACCCCGGACCCCGGTCAGGTCGGAAGTGCATGTGTGCAGGCCGCGGGGGTTGCACAAATGACCTGCACACGGGGGCAGCGCGTGGATTGGATGCTGGAGCCATAGTCTAGGGCA
This genomic window from Canis lupus familiaris isolate Mischka breed German Shepherd chromosome 31, alternate assembly UU_Cfam_GSD_1.0, whole genome shotgun sequence contains:
- the C31H21orf58 gene encoding uncharacterized protein C21orf58 homolog isoform X1, with translation MRQAPQHGVQMPPPPRTPLGSVLRLGAGRGKVGWSSARPRAVPSSCCSLPLIGPTGRTRRLAVLTGNPRGGGGLSGTPGSRGLPVSTAPGNRLATRCPPERQLPPTRCPQQSPAGGPLGRVASPRPVLLADDLRSREGGAAASGMLDSSVADAMTQLTLKLLEKKLEQEREHVGGDPEDPRVTPGGEDRPDAALLGALGRRRDLLRTLREQRLLEEASQAPARSRPPPPATPPLGVYPAAPLPPRAPEPPWLIQPWALQPLAAAVQPLPQAGPPPRGPGGIKEDMVEMMLMQNAQLHQILMHSLMLRALPSSVFSPLGASQAAPLHPGLQRPRAPSVHHHHHYAPPAPGSLPACPPWPALLATLPPAPGLLPALHPLAGPAAAGSPPASDGALPTQAAGPWAWARGLCQSAPRSAPAPREQTAVAAKRAPRRCSPRAPGAGSPRRTASSRQGPWCCCRRRYVGGPGVRAQLAWCAPTACSRDALGPAQLA